DNA from Clarias gariepinus isolate MV-2021 ecotype Netherlands chromosome 23, CGAR_prim_01v2, whole genome shotgun sequence:
aattttcatgagtttttgagcatgttaagacccctaAAAAGTCCAAAAGggtgggaaaaaaatccttaggaaaacaagagggtcctgcgcaCCCCATAGTGCTTGGGGCCTAACTAAACTCGtacaaaacaaatttattgTATGTGTTATGGAAGGTCAAAtgtacttttaataaaaaataaaaaaacactacgaATGAAAATCATTCGTGGAGATGCAATTTTGTCTTATGGAGTTACAAACTGTACAGGAAAGGTTTTATGACAAAGAAAGTGTCCTATACCTTTATCTGAtgtctaacttttttttcacaaaatgcaataaatacaTCCAGTACATGTTTAGTTAAaagatgatgtacagtatattttactgatCCTTACCCACAGTGAGACTGAGCCTTGCACTGGCTACAGCAAAACTGACATCATTAGTCAGAGACACGTTAATGCAGAAGGTTCCAGAATCATTAAAGAAACGACGGAGGACCATCTGGCACTCAGTCGGGGTCACAGTGTTACACTCTGTCTGCACAGGATTGATGCAGTCTGAGTCCATCACCATGGTACAAACTTCACTTGGCAAGCTGAAACCACACAGGACACAAACATTTAGCACACTATAATTAAATTCTGGGTTTCTGGTCTCCTTCCACAGGGCTTACACAAAACCTTAACTAGGAAGTGAAATTAATCAGTAAAAGTATGCTGACTGTAGGtcatttttattgaatatttcTCATTGTCAGACAATTTTCAAAGAAATATAAGGTTGTTCAGcttgtttttaaatgcttttatcaATTTTAGGCTGTAAATTTTGTCATTCTGATAAATTTGTTTCTTTCTAATAACAAATGCCGAAAAATGTatactgtgtttaaaaagtaGCAACTAAAAAGCTAGAGAAAATTTCTAGCCTGAAGATCCTGGATAATTATTCTTGGCCCTCAAATTCATGCCTTaagcctaataaaaaaaaaaaaaagctttaatttttttaaagctgtttggtgaagttaatacatttttttttttttaggttttactAGGCTGATCATCCTGAGGTTTGCAGTCAAAGTTCCTAGGTTTAGATTTGgcttttttgtaaattttattaattaaacattctTGTCCTAAAGTTCGCAAAAGTTTATACTGAACTAATAGCTTCTCATTCCCTCACAGTTTTATTTCCTCTCCCACTAGCCACTGGGTGGTTAAAATAAATGCTCTGGTTTTGTTGTACAAATTGAAAATTTTTGGTGAAAGGATATAGGACAAATGTAttgagaaaaaaagtgaaatttactgttttaatgacactcaaatgtttaaataatgacaataaagataagtataatttgttattttatgtaatgGAATTGTTATACAACAATCAGTATTTAGTCTGAAGTCAAATtcattcttcaaaacctgctgaATCCAACTTGGCATATAGTCAAAAAGATGATGTACAGTCACAGAATTTACTACAGAAGTTTTCAATTAACCTAAGAACTCCCTCGTTTTTGTGATTTTTCTGCCGAAGTGCACACCTTTggtttagaaaaataaaagcctTGTCACATAGTCACGTTTTAAAGTTAGTACCccatctttttatttaaaaatgttttttgtgtaaaatcataAGCCATCTGATCTTAGCGGATTTTAGTATTAGACGAATACTGTACAACCTTAAATGAatggcaacatactgtatacccttatcagtattatttatttaacaaaaatgaagccaaaaagaaaaatcgGAAATCATTTCCCGTAAGGCTTTATCAGTCTTTCACATGGTTTCGGACCATTTGGCCTTACAATAGCTCCAGCCTATTGAGGCTTTTGGCCATTAGTTTATGAGTAACCTTTTTCACTGTAGAACACTAAGCTCCAAATTGTTTAGAAATGGGTTTATAACCATTTCCAGATTaatgtgcagaaaaaaattcttctctaagaagaaaaagaatggtctaagaccattgcttatggcttttctttttgccattgtgttaacacacacctaaatGCTCCAGAACACGTGCCAAActatctgcttttatagaggtctgaacacctgctgctgatgagtTAATCAAGGGCTTATGATTAGCAGCATCTAGCTGCAAATTACCCCCTTTAAATCCTGTGGTAGCAATAATTATtatccacatgtttttttttattattattttggctttacagtgaaaaaaaagttattctgAGGTTGTCTCTGCCTAATCCtaaaacttacaaaaaaacaatatagaattaaaagaagGGTTACTAACTTTTAGATACTTGTTCCATCCATTGGCTGAGCCGGCTAATTCTAAagcacaactcttcagccagataggcgagaactaattagtgaaaagacctgttttgtgcacagggagaattATAATATGTTGTCTTAACATATGAGCCAATACTGCAGTACACATAAAATTTCTTCCTGACCTTCCTTGGCAGGTGACGGTGAGATCCACGGCATTCTGCTCAATGTTGGTCGCCAAAACTTCAACATTACTCATCTCCACAATCTCCACACTCTCAATTCCCTCTGTGGAAAGACAAACACATATTTATTACATTGTACAATATGTAAGATAGTAcaatatgttaattattttcttagAATCATTTGACAGAACTCAGAATTGCctaaaagattaaataattcCTAGGACTTAAACTATGTAAGAGTAACACATATTATCTGTGaagaaaaatgaataatatagtCATTGTGCTTTGCTGGTACAGTGCTTACAattacattcattaaatttatttttcttttttaatttagcaTCAGTAGCATTTCTATCCTTGGTcaagacaaaaaataacaaatagcaGAACATGTCAAACTTAACACAGATAACACTTAGATAACATAGCATatgatatttttgcatattggCAAAATGTTGTAATTTTATTGGTACCCTGTACATGCAAACGTTTATACTTACGGACAATATCCAAAGTGGAGGAGAAAGAGCCGAGGCGGTAAATCATACAGTTTCCGTCCGCTGGGATTTCTGGAGCTTGTCTTTTTGCAATAATCAGAGCAGCTGGTGTTTGTTCTGTTCCTTCGGAAACTATCTCATTCTGGGTTACTGGAGATGTGGTGGGTATAACAGCACAGGCAAATAAATAGCAAAGTCTTGACATATTCCTTTAAAGAACAATCAATAAGACATCCTCACCTGTAGCAGAGTCAGTCACAGAGACAGCAGCTTCATTTACAGTTTCCACAATCTCACCCTCAGCAACTGGTAATATAGATGGCACTGGCTGAGCAACTGTAGCATCTGTGGCCACAATAGTAACAATTACATCACCAGCAGGTGCTACGGTCTGTGTCTCTCCATCGGCAGCAACTGCAGCTTCCAGATCTGTGGCATCGGTGATTCCACCCTCTTCAAGTGGGGTAACAGATGCTGCACCATCACCAACTGTAATGTCCTCTGTCTCTACAACACCATCTGTAACTGTTTCATCAGTGGCTGAAATATCAGAAACTTCATTTTCAGCAGCAATTATGTCCTCTTGATCATCAGTCGTATCTGCTGCTAAGTCATTAATTGCTGCCGGAACAGCAGAAGCTACGCTTTCTTGTTCGAGTACAGGCTGAGGAGAGGCGGCCATATTGGTGTTTTGTGCAGCTGGAGCATCTGATGCTATTATCACTGCTTGGTCTGTGGAAaaggttttaatattaatgtgtaATATTAGTCATAAGTTCTTTGTCATAATTTCCTTAcatatttgagaaaaaaaagttgatggGCTTAATTTGCAAATATGCATTTAGATTGTCCACATGAAAGAAATAAAGTCTCTACAAGCAACAAGCTAGATAGCCTACACTTTGCACCCATACGTCCAAGGTGTGAAACAAAAAAGTGTTCCTACTTTAACTACTTACAGCATATGGTAAGTATTAGTATGAATGGTGCCATTTTGAGATCTCTTTTTTAACTAGAAAGTGAATTTTACTGTTATGTTTTAACAATACAAGCCTTACAGTATGTCAAGCCTTCGGGCAATAAGGCCACTCGTCCTGCAACAATACCAGTATTGCTTTATAAAACTTACCAGTAGTTACGGGCACACCAGCGGTTGGATTTGGAACACAGACAATTGGGATGGCAGCCATCAGTATAAGCTGTGGTCTAAATGAGCCGATTGAAAGGTAAGTATGTGTAACTGAAGGCTGACGGGAGATAAGTGTCCCAGTGTTGTCCCCGAAGTCCCAAGTAAAGGTGATGTCAGACCCACTAAGGTACTGGCTGGGGTCATGGACATCAACAGTGAAGGTTACAGGTCGGTTCTGGATAAGGCTCTGGTCTTCCTGGTTGACATCACCAGTCTGGGACAGAGTCACTGTGAATGGAATCTGatctaaagaataaaacaatagAAAGCTTAGATTTTAAATTGCctaaatatatttgtaaaaaatggttGTTTATTTTATCACACAAACACGTATACTCACACACCTGTGATAGAGAACTGTGAGGATGCATATCCAAGAGGAATGAACCTGTTCTTTCCCCGACAATGATAAATAACCACCTCCATGGTATAAGACCCCAATTTTACATTGTCTGTTCCAATAATGAGTGCAGAGGAAGGACCACCAGCCACTTGCCAATATCGACCTTTCGAAAGCACAGTTTGTTTAATATAATCCTGCATTTTAATCATGCAAGTTTTATGATTAAACTATATAAACTGATAGaacaaatcatttaatttcataaatataaaatatttaaaaatcaactGAATTATGCTCGTCTTACCCCAAGTCTTCCACACAAAGATGAAGCGAGGTTTTCTAGCCGATGTTGTAGTGAATGGTGTACCATCAGGAAAAAACCCTGTCCATTGCTGGGAAGTGTTGAATTCTGGGTAAACATGTTCACCCTTTGTGTACTGGGTTCCTGAAAGCAGATGTAATAGGGTAATAGAGATTGTTATGGCTATATCTTGAGGTTAATATTTTAGTCACTGAAGCAGGAAAGATATTGCAATAATATCTTTCTGGTGATATAAATGGATTAATTTGCATACAGTAACTGTGTACTGTACTATGAATACAATTTCcctaaacaatatattttatattgaattaaatgttgttggtctttcggctgctttcatcgaggggttgccacagcaggCCATCCCATGTTATCCGGGCTTGGGGTCGGCACTGCATCCCCTGTGGTGGGtgagaattgaacccaggccttgCTGGTATATTTGCTCCACGCTATGTGAgagaggtttatttatttttatattttttttatcagcaccCTAATAGTGACAGCTGTCCTCAACACTAAACAAAGAGTCACATACAGTATTCGGTCTCTATGTCCCAGTACATAGAggcaaaaataatatataaaagtctTTAAACCACCTATATATGGCTACAGTTTGCCTtgaaataacttaaaaattgcTACAATGTGAACACCATAAGTCATATTAAACTCTGGGAAACTTCCTAACTTCCTAAATCTTCTAGgattttaatattgtttcagTTTGGGATCAAATTCAGCAACGTAGAATGCTGTTTGTCAGTTGAGTGGCAAGTATCTGAATGGAGATTTGAATGGAATGCCTAAAATAATAGaaacacataaaaaagaaatcatttattaaaatggaTTAGAAAAAGACTGTATTTGTTGTGAATGCTAACCATTAACAGTGCAGTTCTGGCTCCACACCACTGTCCCGTTTGGCAGCACCGTCTGATTCCCGGGTGGAAGAACGTTaacattaaatgttatttttgctcCATTTAGGGTTGGGCCATCATTCTTGATGTCAAATGTTACCTGTCCACCTGTAAGAAATATTTGTGTGATTATTTTTGGCTTAACTTAAACTaactaaaacttttgaacggtagtgtgtatatatatatacgtgtatatatacacatatatatatattgtgtatatatatatatatatatatatatatatatatatatatatatatatatatatatagcgtaGATTCTGTATGTGTGACAAATCAAGATATCACCAGCAGTACGTTGCAAATGTTCTCAATGATCTGATCTATATTTTGTATTTGCAACCAAATATAGATTATATCTatgagaacatactgtatgtgtatatttaaatatgaatttgCAGAACGttttataaaatagaaaaaaaagaattatggaGTATTATTCTAATATAtcatatacaataaatataatgtgTTGGATCCTGTACCTTTCCAGCAGTCCCTGAATCTGGGGTCTCCATCCCTCCACTTTGGGTACATTCGTGAATTCCATGAACGGTATTGGATAAAATGGCTTCTGGCCCctgaaggaaaaataataatgtgacaTTTTGTTGCAGCAAAATTGGGATGAGATTTTAtccttaaaatgcattttaatccaATGCTAGAATGTGTTATTTGTGTATATAAGTTTTTATAGCATAGTGCTTACATTAACAAACATCCAGGTAAGGTATTTATGCTTGAATAGTGACCATAGCTACCTTAATCACTGCAGATTTGTTTATGgttataaaaaagacaaaattggTACATATTCATGCTTTACATTACTACTTTTGAATAGAGCTATGGAAATGTAAGATGGGGTGAAACAAAAATGTCcctgtccatttttttattgtgttttcatCATCACCTTTTCAAATCCATCCAATCTTGGGGGTCTAGAGCCTAATTAAGTGCTCCTTTtgcctgtttaaaaaataatttagttttttcttcccCTGTTAATTAGATTGACACTAGTAAATCATGAATGCATACAGGAAAAGGCAGTTGTAATATCTCATTCAGTAAAATTCAGTTGCGGTAGTTGATGCAGACGATGCTGCAGTATAGTTCCACATGCTTGGAGTGAGCATACACCATTCAGCCATAACTTCAACACTAACAACTGCTGGTAGGAACATGAATACCCAAGGCTTATCCATGCCGGTGCAGACCAAAAGGTTGGCACATCCGGTTCAAATTCCAAAGAAAAgccactactgtatataaaagcaCTAGAGAACCCAGTGAGAGAACCCAgtacaccacagcacaccacgATTGGGGCAAAGACCCCAGACtgctggacaaacaaatctAATCCATCGAAGCCCCATCCTGCAACTCACATCACACAAAGGATACACTTTGTATATACTATATTCAATattctggtgccagacaccacaacgCACTCCCAGAGAAGGCAGCTCTCAGAGGCCAAAGCTGCCCCCGTGGCAGAAGggaaacccaaaacct
Protein-coding regions in this window:
- the pmela gene encoding premelanosome protein a, with protein sequence MRTAFIVLGLTLSLAAITRARSHFIQYRSWNSRMYPKWRDGDPRFRDCWKGGQVTFDIKNDGPTLNGAKITFNVNVLPPGNQTVLPNGTVVWSQNCTVNGTQYTKGEHVYPEFNTSQQWTGFFPDGTPFTTTSARKPRFIFVWKTWGRYWQVAGGPSSALIIGTDNVKLGSYTMEVVIYHCRGKNRFIPLGYASSQFSITDQIPFTVTLSQTGDVNQEDQSLIQNRPVTFTVDVHDPSQYLSGSDITFTWDFGDNTGTLISRQPSVTHTYLSIGSFRPQLILMAAIPIVCVPNPTAGVPVTTDQAVIIASDAPAAQNTNMAASPQPVLEQESVASAVPAAINDLAADTTDDQEDIIAAENEVSDISATDETVTDGVVETEDITVGDGAASVTPLEEGGITDATDLEAAVAADGETQTVAPAGDVIVTIVATDATVAQPVPSILPVAEGEIVETVNEAAVSVTDSATVTQNEIVSEGTEQTPAALIIAKRQAPEIPADGNCMIYRLGSFSSTLDIVQGIESVEIVEMSNVEVLATNIEQNAVDLTVTCQGSLPSEVCTMVMDSDCINPVQTECNTVTPTECQMVLRRFFNDSGTFCINVSLTNDVSFAVASARLSLTVGSGSSTAGAATAVLGVLVLVCVLGTIALTYKRLKAYSPLKDNSTDGVMFISGFKSVPMLVWNLLTRQSTAERRPLLQGGVV